The genomic interval TCGACCTCAGCATCACGCCAAACCGCCCGGATTGTCTTTGCGTCATCGGGATCGCCCGAGAGATCGCCGCCCTCACCGGAGAACGCCTCCGGTATCCCTCTCTGGCGCTTCCGGACGAGGGGGATGAAATTCACCAGAAGACCTCTGTGACCCTTCTCGATCCGGACCTCTGCCCTCGTTATGTCGCCCGGCTGATCGAAGGTGTCACGGTCGGGCCTTCCCCTCGTTGGATGCAGAGCCGCCTGGAGAAGGTCGGGATCCGATCGATCAACAATGTGGTCGATGTCACCAACTATGTGATGATGGAGATGGGCCAACCTCTTCATGCCTTTGACTTCGACCTTCTCGAGGAGGGAAGGATCGTGGTCCGGAGGGCCCGCCAGGGCGAGACCTTTGTCACCCTCGACGGAGTTAAGCGGAGCCTGGACGAAGAGATGTTGATGATCTGCGATGGGGTCAAGCCGGTGGCCCTCGCAGGGGTCATGGGGGGGCTTAATTCGGAAATCCGCCCCCAGACCAGGACCGTCCTGCTCGAAAGCGCCTATTTTCACCCGGCGAACAACCGGAGGACTTCCAAGAGATTAGGGTTGGAGACCGAGGCCTCCTATCGGTTCGGAAGGGGTGTGGACTATGGAGGATGCCTCAGGGCAGCCGATCGGGCCGCCTCTTTGATCCGGCAGCTTTCCGGGGGCAGGGTGGTCGAGGGGGCCTTGGATGTCTATCCCAGACCGATTCGCCCTCCCTCGATTTCCTTGTCCCATTCCCGCGTCGGTCGGCTCCTCGGGATTGAGATCTCACCCCGGAAGATCGTCGCTTATCTGAGAAACTTGGAGATGGACGTTCAAGAAAACGGGGAAGGACGGTGGGTCGTCACACCTCCGACCTTCCGAAGCGACCTTGAGAGGGAGGTCGATCTGATCGAAGAACTGGCCCGTCTCGACGGGTATGATAAGATCCCTGTCACCCTTCCGACCGGCCCTCCCTCCTCTGAGGAGATGAGCCGGCAGCGGGTTCTTGAAGAGAGGGCCAAAGACCTTCTCGTCCAGCATGGATATCATGAAGTGATCACCTATAGCTTCACCTCGCCTTCGGCGCTCGATGGTCTCCATCTCCCTTCCGAGGACCCCAGACGCCGGATGGTCGCGATCCTGAACCCCCTGACGACCGAGATGTCGGTGCTCAGGACTTCCCTCATCCCAGGTCTGATCGAAACGGCCCGCTACAACCTCTCCCACCAGAACCGGAACCTGAAGCTCTTCGAGCTGAAGAAGATCTATCTGCCCCAGGAGGGCGAGAAGCTTCCCAGAGAGGTGCAGTTTCTCGCAGGGTTGGCCATGGGGATGGATCGAGATCCCCACTGGGCCTCGACCGCCCGGGAGATCGATTTTTACGACCTCAAGGGC from Thermodesulfobacteriota bacterium carries:
- the pheT gene encoding phenylalanine--tRNA ligase subunit beta; the encoded protein is MKVSLNWLRDYVDIRLDLKDLVHLLTMAGLEVESATPVGQGLEKVVVAEIEAIRKHPNADRLSLVRVRTSGERFSIVCGATNIREGQKVPLALVGARLPNGIEIRRSKIRGEVSEGMLCSEIELGLGEDATGIMILEPHLTPGVRLDEALGLSDTVLDLSITPNRPDCLCVIGIAREIAALTGERLRYPSLALPDEGDEIHQKTSVTLLDPDLCPRYVARLIEGVTVGPSPRWMQSRLEKVGIRSINNVVDVTNYVMMEMGQPLHAFDFDLLEEGRIVVRRARQGETFVTLDGVKRSLDEEMLMICDGVKPVALAGVMGGLNSEIRPQTRTVLLESAYFHPANNRRTSKRLGLETEASYRFGRGVDYGGCLRAADRAASLIRQLSGGRVVEGALDVYPRPIRPPSISLSHSRVGRLLGIEISPRKIVAYLRNLEMDVQENGEGRWVVTPPTFRSDLEREVDLIEELARLDGYDKIPVTLPTGPPSSEEMSRQRVLEERAKDLLVQHGYHEVITYSFTSPSALDGLHLPSEDPRRRMVAILNPLTTEMSVLRTSLIPGLIETARYNLSHQNRNLKLFELKKIYLPQEGEKLPREVQFLAGLAMGMDRDPHWASTAREIDFYDLKGCIEDLCEFLQIQGVTFQKTEEIPYLHPGKASQILLRGEAIGVVGEIHPDTLRYYEIPARAYLFEIDFEALVKGVTEKKKVQPLPRFPSVFRDLSLVVEEDLEVERVEQAIRSLQPPFIDEIRLFDLYRGAPIPQGKKSLTYRLRYQASDRTLTDEEVNRVHEQVIQRLREIFRAELRS